The Yersinia intermedia genome window below encodes:
- the yjfF gene encoding galactofuranose ABC transporter, permease protein YjfF, with the protein MLKRNIPLLITIAVFILGYAFCLSQFPSFSSTRVWCDLLTDNAFLGIVAVGMTFVILSGGIDLSVGSVIAFTGVLLAKLIGTYGIHPMYAFAIVLVMGAMFGALMGWIIDSLKLPAFIITLAGMFFVRGMSFIVSEESIPINHPLYATLANYAWKVPGGGRFTLLAFIMLMVVAFGILLAHRTRFGHNVYAIGGNSVSAGLMGVPVRQTTIKIYMLSSTLAALSGIVFSLYTSAGYALAASGVELDAIAAVVIGGTLLTGGIGTVFGTLFGVLIQGLIQSYITFDGTLSSWWTKIVIGILLFSFIAIQKAMGAFYLNRRARPQSPPLNPV; encoded by the coding sequence ATGTTAAAGCGCAATATTCCTTTGCTGATTACTATCGCCGTTTTTATTCTGGGATATGCTTTTTGTCTCAGTCAGTTCCCCAGTTTTTCTTCCACCCGAGTGTGGTGTGATTTACTGACGGATAATGCTTTTCTGGGCATTGTCGCCGTAGGGATGACTTTCGTTATTCTATCGGGCGGTATCGACTTATCTGTTGGATCGGTAATCGCGTTTACGGGGGTGTTATTAGCTAAGTTAATCGGAACTTATGGTATTCACCCAATGTATGCTTTTGCCATTGTATTGGTTATGGGAGCAATGTTTGGTGCATTGATGGGATGGATCATTGATTCCCTGAAACTCCCTGCGTTTATCATTACGCTGGCTGGGATGTTCTTCGTCCGTGGAATGAGTTTTATTGTCTCTGAAGAGTCGATACCCATTAATCACCCGCTTTATGCCACATTGGCGAATTATGCCTGGAAAGTCCCCGGTGGTGGGCGATTCACATTATTGGCCTTCATCATGCTAATGGTTGTGGCATTTGGCATTCTGTTGGCTCATCGGACCCGTTTTGGCCATAACGTTTATGCCATTGGCGGTAACAGCGTTTCTGCTGGGTTGATGGGTGTTCCCGTCAGGCAAACGACGATTAAAATTTATATGCTATCGAGCACATTAGCTGCGCTATCGGGAATTGTTTTCTCACTCTACACCTCTGCTGGCTATGCATTGGCAGCCAGTGGTGTTGAGCTAGATGCCATTGCCGCAGTCGTTATCGGTGGCACACTACTCACTGGCGGTATTGGAACTGTTTTCGGCACGTTGTTTGGCGTTTTGATTCAGGGCTTGATACAGAGCTACATTACCTTCGATGGTACACTCAGCTCATGGTGGACCAAGATTGTCATTGGTATTTTATTATTCAGCTTTATTGCGATTCAGAAGGCGATGGGTGCTTTTTATCTGAACCGGCGTGCACGTCCTCAGTCACCGCCACTTAATCCTGTATAG
- the ilvL gene encoding ilv operon leader peptide encodes MKAIFQVINLVLISVVVIIIPPCGAALGRIKA; translated from the coding sequence ATGAAAGCGATTTTCCAAGTGATTAACCTAGTCCTAATTAGCGTGGTGGTGATTATTATCCCACCGTGCGGGGCTGCACTTGGACGAATAAAGGCATAA
- a CDS encoding YifB family Mg chelatase-like AAA ATPase: protein MSLATIHTRATLGIQAPPVTVEVHISNGLPGLILVGLPETTVKEARDRVRSALINSGFTFPAKRITVSLAPADLPKEGGRYDLPIALAILAASEQIPADKLTHYEFLGELALSGALRRVSGAIPAALASSQVQRQLILPTANRHEIGLIPQGNSRVADHLLAVCGFLQGENTLAQGQLLESTPSWDNSLDLQDIIGQPQAKRALEITAAGGHNLLLLGPPGTGKTMLANRLTGLLPPLTDQEALEAAAINGLLHSNDLPAQWRCRAFRAPHHSASMAALIGGGSIPRPGEISLAHNGVLFLDELPEFERRVLDSLREPLESGEIIISRAAAKVCFPAKVQLIAAMNPSPSGHYQGVHNRTPPQQILRYLAKLSGPFLDRFDLSIEVPLLPSGMLGAQRHQGESSETVRLRVLQARQRQLDRAGKINSQLNSQEVAEYCSLTPENAAFLEQVLLTLGLSVRAWHHILKVARSIADLAQENSIQRNHLSEALSYRCMDRLLLQLHKSLM from the coding sequence ATGTCACTGGCAACCATTCATACCCGCGCCACATTAGGCATTCAGGCCCCACCGGTTACAGTAGAAGTTCATATCAGCAATGGGCTCCCCGGATTAATTTTGGTCGGATTACCGGAAACCACCGTAAAAGAGGCTCGAGATAGAGTTCGGAGCGCATTAATCAACAGTGGCTTCACTTTTCCAGCGAAGCGGATCACCGTTAGTCTGGCACCAGCAGACCTGCCTAAAGAAGGCGGCCGCTATGACCTCCCTATTGCCTTAGCGATACTGGCTGCGTCAGAACAGATTCCTGCGGATAAATTAACCCACTATGAGTTCTTGGGTGAGTTAGCCCTGTCAGGGGCGTTAAGGCGTGTTAGCGGCGCAATTCCGGCAGCACTCGCCAGCAGCCAAGTGCAGCGGCAATTAATCCTGCCAACCGCCAACCGTCATGAGATAGGTTTAATACCACAAGGTAACAGCCGGGTTGCCGACCACTTATTAGCTGTATGTGGTTTTTTGCAGGGTGAAAACACCCTCGCTCAAGGCCAGCTCCTTGAATCTACACCATCATGGGATAACAGCCTCGACCTGCAAGATATCATCGGGCAGCCACAGGCTAAACGCGCTTTAGAGATTACTGCGGCGGGTGGGCATAACCTGCTATTACTCGGGCCACCAGGAACGGGCAAAACGATGCTGGCAAATCGGTTAACCGGATTACTGCCACCGTTGACGGATCAAGAGGCATTAGAGGCCGCTGCCATTAATGGCCTACTGCACAGTAACGATCTCCCCGCCCAATGGCGCTGCCGGGCTTTTCGCGCGCCCCACCACAGCGCGTCGATGGCAGCACTGATTGGCGGAGGTTCCATTCCTCGCCCCGGTGAGATTTCGCTGGCGCACAATGGTGTACTCTTCCTCGATGAATTACCTGAATTTGAACGTCGGGTGCTGGATTCTTTGCGCGAACCACTGGAGTCAGGCGAAATTATCATTTCTCGTGCAGCGGCAAAAGTGTGCTTTCCTGCCAAAGTGCAACTTATCGCCGCAATGAACCCCAGCCCCAGCGGTCATTATCAGGGGGTCCATAACCGTACACCGCCACAACAGATTCTGCGCTATCTGGCAAAATTGTCGGGGCCGTTTCTGGACAGGTTTGATTTGTCGATAGAGGTGCCATTACTGCCATCAGGTATGCTGGGGGCCCAGAGGCATCAAGGGGAAAGCAGTGAAACTGTCAGGTTACGAGTATTGCAGGCAAGACAGAGGCAATTGGATCGAGCAGGGAAGATAAATTCTCAGCTTAATAGCCAGGAAGTTGCAGAATATTGCTCCCTCACCCCTGAGAATGCGGCCTTTCTAGAGCAAGTCCTGCTGACACTGGGTTTGTCGGTACGCGCCTGGCACCATATTCTAAAAGTAGCGCGGAGCATTGCCGATCTCGCTCAGGAAAATAGCATCCAAAGAAATCACCTTTCGGAAGCACTGAGCTATCGTTGTATGGACCGGCTGCTGTTGCAGTTACACAAAAGCTTGATGTAA
- the ilvG gene encoding acetolactate synthase 2 catalytic subunit translates to MNGAQWVVQALRAQGVDTVFGYPGGAIMPVYDALYDGGVEHLLCRHEQGAAIAAIGYARATGKVGVCIATSGPGATNLITGLADALLDSVPVIAITGQVGSALIGTDAFQEIDVLGLSLACTKHSFLVESLEALPGIMAEAFAIATSGRPGPVLIDIPKDIQLAVGDLTPHLMPVEEHPVDSAAELQQAWDMLATAQKPMLYVGGGVGMAQAVPALRAFIETTDIPAVATLKGLGAPDTHHPCYLGMLGMHGTKAANFAVQDCDLLIAVGARFDDRVTGKLNTFAAKAKVIHMDIDPAELGKLRQAHVALQGDLKVLLPALQQPLNIQPWRDEVMALKQLHSWRYDHPGQAIYAPLLLKQISERKAPQTVVTTDVGQHQMWTAQHMNFTRPENFITSSGLGTMGFGVPAAVGAQMARPDDMVICVSGDGSFMMNVQELGTIKRKQLPLKIVLLDNQRLGMVRQWQQLFFDGRYSETNLSDNPDFITLASAFNIPGQRITRKDQVDAALDALFNSEGPYLLQVSIDELENVWPLVPPGAGNETMLEKIS, encoded by the coding sequence ATGAATGGTGCTCAGTGGGTGGTTCAAGCGTTGCGTGCGCAGGGTGTTGATACGGTATTCGGCTATCCGGGTGGGGCAATAATGCCTGTCTACGATGCTTTGTATGATGGTGGTGTTGAGCATTTGCTCTGCCGCCATGAGCAAGGCGCTGCGATTGCCGCCATTGGCTATGCTCGTGCAACCGGTAAAGTCGGGGTGTGTATTGCCACTTCCGGCCCTGGAGCCACTAATCTGATCACCGGTTTGGCTGATGCATTGCTGGATTCGGTGCCGGTCATTGCTATCACCGGTCAGGTGGGGTCCGCGTTAATCGGCACCGATGCTTTTCAGGAAATTGATGTACTGGGCTTGTCACTTGCCTGTACTAAACACAGCTTTTTGGTTGAATCATTAGAGGCGTTGCCCGGTATCATGGCGGAGGCGTTTGCCATTGCGACCAGTGGCCGCCCTGGGCCGGTTTTAATTGATATTCCGAAGGATATTCAATTAGCTGTGGGTGATTTAACCCCGCACCTGATGCCGGTTGAAGAGCATCCTGTTGATTCTGCCGCCGAGTTACAACAAGCCTGGGATATGCTGGCAACCGCGCAAAAACCGATGTTGTATGTCGGGGGTGGGGTTGGCATGGCACAGGCCGTTCCTGCTTTACGTGCTTTTATCGAGACAACGGATATTCCTGCGGTTGCCACTCTGAAGGGCTTAGGTGCACCGGATACTCATCACCCGTGCTATCTGGGTATGTTGGGGATGCATGGCACTAAAGCCGCAAACTTTGCGGTGCAGGATTGCGATTTACTGATAGCGGTTGGCGCGCGGTTTGATGATCGTGTCACCGGTAAGCTGAATACATTCGCCGCAAAAGCAAAAGTTATCCATATGGATATCGACCCGGCTGAATTGGGTAAATTGCGTCAGGCACATGTCGCGTTGCAGGGCGATTTGAAAGTATTGCTGCCCGCATTACAGCAACCGCTGAATATTCAGCCTTGGCGTGATGAGGTCATGGCATTGAAACAACTGCATAGCTGGCGCTATGACCATCCTGGTCAGGCCATTTATGCCCCGTTGTTACTGAAACAGATATCTGAGCGTAAAGCACCGCAAACGGTGGTGACTACCGACGTGGGCCAGCACCAGATGTGGACGGCGCAGCATATGAACTTTACCCGCCCCGAAAATTTCATCACATCCAGCGGCTTGGGCACGATGGGGTTTGGTGTGCCAGCCGCCGTCGGTGCTCAGATGGCCCGCCCTGATGACATGGTTATCTGTGTCTCCGGTGACGGTTCGTTTATGATGAATGTTCAGGAGTTGGGCACGATAAAACGAAAACAGTTACCGCTGAAAATCGTATTATTGGATAACCAGCGATTGGGTATGGTTCGACAGTGGCAGCAACTGTTTTTTGATGGACGTTATAGCGAAACTAATCTTTCTGATAACCCCGATTTTATCACGCTGGCCAGTGCGTTTAATATCCCCGGCCAACGTATCACCCGCAAAGACCAAGTCGACGCCGCTCTGGATGCGCTGTTTAACAGCGAAGGCCCTTATCTGCTCCAGGTTTCCATCGACGAACTCGAAAACGTTTGGCCGTTAGTGCCGCCAGGCGCAGGTAATGAAACCATGCTGGAGAAAATCTCATGA
- the ytfT gene encoding galactofuranose ABC transporter, ATP-binding protein YtfT: MVNRSLSMPQRPRKVKWVLPKGATQFGALAVILLIDSLVAPHFFSIHIQDGRLFGSVIDILNRGAPVALLALGMTLVIATGGIDLSVGAVMAIAGATAATLTSAGYPLPTVLVAALTVGALCGLWNGFLVAVLQIQPIVATLMLMVAGRGIAQLITEGQIVTFDTGGLAKLGSSTLMYLPMSVVIALSMLIIVWLLTRKTALGLFIESVGINLRSARNAGVSTRLVLIAVYMICGICAAVAGIIVTADIRGADANNAGLWLELDAILAVVIGGASLMGGRFNLLLSVIGALIIQGMNTGILLSGYQPEFNLVLKAIVVLAVLVVQSPMISFSHIFKRRK; encoded by the coding sequence ATGGTTAATAGGAGCCTATCAATGCCGCAACGACCGCGCAAAGTTAAATGGGTTTTGCCGAAAGGTGCCACTCAATTTGGTGCTCTGGCGGTCATTTTATTGATTGATAGTTTAGTCGCCCCGCACTTTTTCTCGATCCATATTCAGGACGGGCGGTTGTTTGGCAGTGTAATCGATATTCTAAATCGGGGTGCTCCCGTCGCTTTACTGGCATTAGGTATGACACTGGTCATTGCTACTGGCGGCATTGATTTATCGGTCGGTGCGGTGATGGCAATAGCAGGTGCAACGGCGGCCACACTGACCAGTGCCGGATACCCTTTGCCAACGGTATTAGTCGCCGCCCTTACGGTTGGCGCGCTATGTGGTTTATGGAACGGCTTCTTAGTGGCGGTATTACAAATCCAGCCTATTGTGGCCACCTTAATGTTAATGGTGGCAGGGCGGGGGATAGCCCAGCTTATTACTGAGGGGCAGATTGTTACATTTGATACGGGTGGCTTGGCGAAGTTGGGTAGCAGTACGCTGATGTATTTGCCGATGTCAGTGGTCATCGCATTGAGTATGTTGATTATTGTGTGGCTACTGACGCGAAAAACAGCACTGGGATTATTCATTGAGTCAGTTGGTATCAACTTACGATCAGCACGTAATGCGGGAGTGAGTACTCGTTTGGTGCTGATTGCCGTGTATATGATTTGTGGTATCTGTGCGGCGGTGGCGGGCATTATTGTGACCGCAGATATTCGTGGTGCTGATGCTAACAATGCTGGTTTATGGTTGGAACTGGATGCAATTTTGGCGGTAGTCATTGGTGGCGCATCTTTAATGGGGGGGCGGTTTAATCTTTTGCTTTCGGTTATTGGTGCTTTGATTATTCAAGGAATGAATACAGGGATCTTGCTTTCAGGCTATCAGCCAGAGTTTAACCTGGTCCTTAAAGCCATTGTGGTATTAGCCGTCTTGGTTGTGCAGTCACCAATGATTTCATTTAGCCACATCTTCAAGAGGCGAAAATAA
- a CDS encoding DUF413 domain-containing protein, giving the protein MADSFITTNRFFDNKHYPRGFSRHGDFTIKEAQLLERHGYAFNELDLGKRQPVTEEEQLFVAVCRGEREPVSAEEKVWSKYVTRTRRPKRFHTLSGGKPQMDAVEDYTDSDD; this is encoded by the coding sequence ATGGCGGATAGCTTCATCACGACCAATCGTTTTTTTGATAATAAACATTATCCTCGCGGGTTCTCGCGTCACGGCGATTTCACCATTAAAGAGGCGCAATTACTAGAGCGCCATGGTTACGCCTTTAACGAACTCGATCTCGGGAAACGCCAGCCTGTAACGGAAGAAGAACAGTTATTTGTTGCTGTTTGTCGCGGCGAACGTGAACCTGTCAGTGCCGAGGAGAAAGTCTGGTCCAAATATGTGACCCGAACTCGTCGCCCTAAACGCTTCCATACCCTGTCAGGCGGTAAGCCGCAGATGGATGCGGTGGAAGATTATACCGATAGCGACGATTAA
- the ytfQ gene encoding galactofuranose ABC transporter, galactofuranose-binding protein YtfQ gives MYRRLLLAAAITAAMCSAAQAAPLVVGFSQIGSESGWRSAETKVSKQEAEKRGITLKIADAQQKQENQIKAVRSFIAQGVDAIFIAPVVATGWTPVLQEAKEAKIPVFLLDRMIEVNDPSLYTAAVASDSVYEGKVAGEWLLKDVAGKPCNVVELQGTVGSSVAINRKKGFADGIASAPNVKIIRSQSGDFTRSKGKEVMESFIKAEQNGKNICAVYAHNDDMAIGAIQAIKEAGLKPGSEIKIVSIDGVPDIFKAMSSGEANATVELTPNMAGPAFDALIALKKDGTQPPKFIQTESRLLQPDTAKQEYESKKSLGY, from the coding sequence ATGTACAGACGTTTACTGTTAGCAGCAGCTATAACAGCGGCAATGTGTAGTGCAGCCCAAGCGGCTCCGTTAGTCGTGGGTTTTTCTCAAATTGGTTCAGAGTCCGGTTGGCGCTCTGCGGAAACTAAGGTTTCTAAACAAGAAGCGGAAAAGCGCGGTATCACATTAAAAATTGCAGATGCTCAACAAAAACAAGAGAACCAAATTAAAGCCGTGAGATCGTTTATTGCTCAAGGTGTTGATGCCATTTTTATCGCGCCAGTGGTCGCAACGGGTTGGACTCCAGTATTGCAGGAAGCTAAAGAAGCTAAAATCCCCGTATTCCTGCTTGACCGTATGATAGAGGTGAATGACCCCTCTTTGTACACAGCAGCAGTGGCTTCAGACAGCGTGTATGAAGGTAAGGTCGCAGGTGAATGGTTGCTGAAAGATGTTGCAGGCAAACCTTGTAACGTTGTTGAACTACAAGGCACCGTTGGTTCAAGTGTGGCTATTAACCGCAAAAAAGGTTTCGCTGACGGGATCGCATCGGCACCTAACGTAAAAATAATTCGCTCTCAGTCCGGGGATTTCACACGGAGTAAAGGCAAAGAAGTGATGGAGAGCTTCATTAAGGCGGAGCAAAACGGTAAGAACATTTGTGCTGTCTATGCACATAACGATGATATGGCGATAGGCGCCATTCAAGCCATTAAAGAAGCCGGTTTGAAGCCGGGTTCAGAGATTAAGATTGTATCCATCGATGGTGTTCCTGATATTTTCAAAGCGATGAGTAGCGGAGAGGCTAATGCTACTGTTGAATTAACACCGAATATGGCAGGCCCTGCTTTCGATGCATTAATTGCGTTGAAGAAAGATGGCACCCAACCCCCTAAATTTATCCAAACAGAATCCCGTCTGTTACAGCCTGATACGGCTAAACAGGAATATGAATCTAAGAAGAGTCTTGGCTATTGA
- the ilvM gene encoding acetolactate synthase 2 small subunit, with protein MHHQSSIQHQISIQARFRPEMLERVLRVVRHRGFQVCAMNMSPMINAENVNIELTVASGRPVDLLSSQLSKLMDVACVEILQPNTLQIRA; from the coding sequence ATGCACCATCAATCCTCTATCCAACATCAAATCTCTATCCAAGCCCGCTTCCGCCCTGAGATGTTAGAGCGTGTATTGCGGGTTGTGCGGCACCGTGGCTTCCAGGTTTGTGCTATGAATATGTCGCCAATGATTAATGCCGAGAATGTTAATATTGAATTGACCGTTGCCAGCGGGCGACCTGTCGATTTACTGTCTTCTCAGTTAAGTAAGCTTATGGATGTCGCCTGCGTCGAGATCCTACAACCTAATACATTACAGATACGCGCCTGA
- the hdfR gene encoding HTH-type transcriptional regulator HdfR → MDTELLKTFLEVSRTRHFGRAAESLYLTQSAVSFRIRQLENQLGANLFTRHRNNIRLTPAGERLVPYAESLMSTWQLAKKEVAHSLQHTELSIGATASLWEAYLTPWLQQLYKQREALRLEARIALRHSLVKQLHERQLDLLITTEPPKMDELSSLLLGHFSLRLFSFEPIDLSKETESDAEHKNANEAPYIKLEWGADFHQQENRLLESMQMPVLTTTSAHLTRQLLETTGGCAFLPEHWQKEYPQLAMNADMPAVVRPLYAVWLQNSDQQVLIRQLLKTPMNNAAQSAIQD, encoded by the coding sequence TTGGATACCGAATTACTGAAAACCTTTTTGGAGGTCAGTAGAACTCGCCACTTTGGTCGCGCTGCTGAATCTTTGTACTTAACACAGTCGGCGGTAAGTTTTCGTATCCGTCAGTTGGAAAATCAATTAGGTGCAAATTTATTCACTCGTCATCGCAATAATATTCGTCTGACACCGGCAGGGGAACGCTTGGTGCCTTATGCAGAATCGCTGATGAGTACCTGGCAACTCGCCAAAAAAGAGGTCGCTCACTCACTACAACATACCGAGTTATCCATTGGTGCAACCGCTTCACTGTGGGAGGCATACCTCACTCCGTGGTTGCAACAATTATATAAACAACGAGAGGCATTGCGCCTTGAGGCGCGGATTGCGCTGCGACACTCGCTGGTGAAACAGTTGCACGAACGGCAACTGGATTTATTGATAACGACTGAACCGCCTAAAATGGATGAACTGTCCAGCCTGCTCCTGGGGCACTTTTCGCTGCGACTGTTTTCGTTTGAGCCGATTGATTTATCGAAAGAAACTGAGTCAGACGCCGAGCATAAAAATGCAAATGAGGCTCCTTACATCAAGCTTGAGTGGGGCGCTGATTTTCATCAACAAGAGAATAGATTGCTGGAGAGCATGCAAATGCCAGTGCTAACGACCACATCGGCACATTTAACCCGGCAATTATTGGAAACCACTGGCGGCTGTGCCTTTCTGCCCGAACACTGGCAAAAGGAGTACCCTCAATTGGCCATGAATGCGGACATGCCAGCTGTTGTGCGGCCACTGTATGCCGTTTGGTTGCAAAACAGTGACCAGCAAGTATTGATTCGGCAACTATTAAAAACACCTATGAATAACGCTGCTCAGAGCGCTATACAGGATTAA
- a CDS encoding branched-chain amino acid transaminase, whose translation MTKKADFIWFNGEMVPWAEAKVHVMSHALHYGTSVFEGVRCYDSHKGPVVFRHREHMQRLHDSAKIYRMPVSQTVDELMEACRATLRKNNLTSAYIRPLVFIGDVGMGVNPPDGYKTDVIIAAFPWGAYLGAEALEQGIDAMVSSWNRVAPNTIPTAAKAGGNYLSSLLVGSEARRHGYQEGIALDVHGYLSEGAGENLFEVKDGILFTPPFTSSALPGITRDAIIKLAKDMGLEVREQVLSRESLYLADEVFMSGTAAEITPVRSVDGIQVGIGKRGPITGKIQQAFFGLFTGETEDKWGWLDPINQ comes from the coding sequence ATGACGAAGAAAGCTGATTTTATTTGGTTTAACGGTGAAATGGTTCCGTGGGCAGAGGCTAAAGTTCACGTGATGTCTCACGCGTTACACTACGGCACGTCAGTCTTCGAAGGTGTCCGTTGCTATGACTCCCACAAAGGGCCAGTAGTTTTCCGTCACCGCGAACATATGCAGCGTTTACATGACTCAGCCAAAATTTATCGTATGCCGGTTTCCCAAACCGTTGATGAGCTGATGGAAGCCTGCCGTGCGACATTGCGTAAAAACAATCTGACCAGCGCGTATATCCGCCCGTTAGTGTTTATTGGTGATGTCGGGATGGGTGTGAACCCGCCAGATGGCTATAAAACAGATGTGATCATCGCTGCGTTCCCATGGGGTGCTTATCTGGGTGCAGAAGCGTTGGAGCAAGGTATTGATGCCATGGTGTCCTCATGGAACCGTGTGGCACCTAATACCATCCCGACCGCCGCGAAAGCGGGCGGTAACTACCTCTCGTCCTTGCTGGTGGGCAGCGAAGCGCGCCGTCACGGCTATCAGGAAGGGATTGCGCTGGATGTTCATGGCTACTTGTCTGAAGGTGCTGGTGAAAACCTGTTTGAAGTAAAAGATGGCATTCTGTTCACACCGCCATTTACCTCGTCAGCCCTGCCGGGTATCACCCGTGATGCAATTATCAAACTGGCGAAAGACATGGGTCTGGAAGTCCGTGAGCAAGTGTTGTCACGTGAATCTCTCTATTTGGCTGACGAAGTGTTTATGTCCGGTACTGCGGCAGAAATTACGCCAGTGCGCAGCGTGGATGGTATTCAGGTCGGTATTGGTAAACGTGGGCCAATTACTGGCAAAATTCAACAAGCGTTCTTTGGCCTGTTCACCGGTGAAACCGAGGACAAGTGGGGCTGGCTGGATCCAATCAATCAATAA
- the ytfR gene encoding galactofuranose ABC transporter, ATP-binding protein YtfR — translation METLLEVRGLSVEFPGVKALDSVDFSLLRGEVVALLGENGAGKSTLIKALTGVYKRAAGEVYLDGKAICPIDTADAQKLGIGTVYQEVNLLPNISVAANLFIGREPLRWGLIDHRTMNLQAEKLLTGYGLTLDVQQPLANFSIAIQQIVAIARAVDLSAKVLILDEPTASLDAKEVSMLLDILRQLRDQGIGMVFVTHFLDQVYRISDRITVLRNGKLVGTKTTAELPRIELVQMMLGHSFDEQLLKRGEHNITASSPLVEFKNYGRRGVVENFDLAVSPGEIVGLAGLLGSGRTETAQLIFGVTTADTGEAKIQGKPVKIRTPRAASKFGFGYCPEDRKTDGIVGAATVRENIILALQAQRGWLRPLSMREQTQIAEQFIQQLGIRTPGPEQQIQYLSGGNQQKVLLARWLATKPRFLILDEPTRGIDVGAHAEIIRLIEKLCDEGLALLIISSELEELAGYADRVIVLRDRRHIAQLGHDEISVPAIMQAIAVQ, via the coding sequence ATGGAAACACTGCTAGAAGTTCGTGGTTTGTCAGTTGAATTTCCTGGTGTTAAGGCATTGGACTCTGTGGATTTTTCTCTGCTTCGCGGTGAAGTTGTCGCATTGTTAGGAGAGAACGGAGCCGGAAAATCGACGTTAATAAAAGCATTAACCGGGGTCTATAAGCGGGCTGCCGGTGAAGTTTATTTAGATGGCAAGGCCATTTGCCCCATTGATACTGCTGATGCCCAAAAATTGGGTATTGGTACTGTTTATCAAGAGGTCAACTTGCTGCCCAATATATCTGTCGCAGCAAATCTATTTATTGGTCGTGAGCCATTACGTTGGGGGCTGATTGACCATCGCACGATGAATCTACAAGCAGAAAAACTGCTAACGGGCTATGGCCTTACATTAGATGTGCAGCAACCGTTAGCTAACTTTTCTATTGCAATACAACAGATTGTCGCCATTGCTCGCGCGGTCGATCTATCAGCAAAAGTACTTATTCTGGATGAGCCAACGGCAAGTTTAGATGCTAAAGAAGTCAGTATGTTGCTGGATATTTTACGTCAGTTACGAGACCAAGGTATCGGTATGGTATTCGTGACGCATTTCCTCGATCAGGTTTATCGGATCAGCGATCGTATTACTGTTTTACGCAATGGCAAACTTGTTGGCACTAAAACAACCGCAGAACTTCCCCGTATTGAATTGGTTCAGATGATGTTAGGCCATAGTTTTGATGAGCAATTATTGAAGCGTGGTGAACACAATATTACCGCAAGCAGCCCACTGGTTGAGTTTAAAAACTATGGCCGGCGGGGGGTTGTAGAGAATTTTGATTTGGCTGTTTCTCCTGGTGAAATTGTCGGACTTGCTGGGTTATTGGGGTCTGGGCGCACCGAGACCGCGCAACTAATTTTCGGTGTCACGACGGCGGATACTGGTGAGGCCAAAATACAAGGCAAGCCGGTTAAGATCCGAACACCACGCGCGGCATCAAAATTCGGTTTTGGCTATTGCCCCGAAGATCGCAAAACTGACGGTATTGTCGGTGCGGCCACAGTTCGTGAGAACATTATTCTAGCCTTACAGGCTCAGCGTGGGTGGTTAAGGCCACTTTCAATGCGGGAACAAACGCAAATTGCTGAGCAATTCATTCAGCAGCTTGGTATTCGTACTCCCGGCCCCGAGCAACAAATTCAGTATCTCTCTGGTGGAAATCAGCAAAAAGTATTATTAGCTCGCTGGCTTGCCACAAAGCCCCGATTTTTGATTTTAGATGAGCCAACACGCGGTATCGACGTGGGTGCCCATGCTGAAATTATTCGGTTGATAGAGAAACTGTGCGATGAAGGGCTGGCACTGTTAATTATCTCTTCCGAATTAGAGGAATTGGCAGGTTATGCCGATCGCGTCATTGTTCTGCGTGACCGTCGACATATTGCACAACTCGGTCACGATGAGATTTCCGTTCCTGCCATCATGCAGGCGATCGCGGTGCAATAA